In the genome of Cercospora beticola chromosome 2, complete sequence, one region contains:
- a CDS encoding uncharacterized protein (BUSCO:EOG09260EQD), translated as MSAQPPRTEEEETEEQHHSGLQVDDDGGEDNEAEEEEDDDDDDDGEDDDDEPKLKYAKLTPSLSNVYRNGDLTTAFGVYGDKMVVGTANGSVHVLAVPTLQSLRTYKAHSASVTSVSVSPVPPAPVLVQSKDGSASLLQATLPTDKKLAPPTRTATSTSLPRGQQRSQQAAVPNTPNNQIYIATSSQDGHVCVQSLVDPQDVQLRNFARPVNAVALSPEYKSDRTYLSAGLAGKLILTVGGRAGVSIDANTNSAAAAATGWLGAIGLGANNGTDTILHSGEGAISNIKWSLSGKWVVWVNEEGIKIMRSHLKLGSENREDAWKRIAHAARPNRKTWEDMVGVWKGRCEWIDEQGLESDELATGRGETHSKGANGTNNTDGPTQGKKKFERLVVGWGDTAWVLHVQSGSSVPSSPNAKRQVGSADIIHKMQFRDCIISGISLYTPSLLAILAYRTRDDDDKPIMQAPLSEDKSSTPTKTGRQHRHTSLAPHLRLVNVADGEEVELDELAVSRYETLSSQDYHLGTLYMPPPLPEKSAKEERGKLGELWNVTRDVAVTSGGYATRIFSSSASVFSGSSGDRDANGRAMSFASTGRQGSGMDVTSTPVLTRNVDAHPYSLEPGLKLFIHSPFDCVLAVKRELSDHLEWLLEHEHYEDAWKLIDEHPEAVDASTADLQSVSSTPTSPNKTGTNQSLADFFGSDSSSQATNPANALRAHNAAPQREKRRIGDLWLQQLVSTGDWRRAGEVAGKVLGTSSRWEHWVWTFAQSSKFDEITPYIPSTTLQPPLPSLVYEVILGHYIVKDVSRLTDLLDKWDPELFDVQSVISAIEDRLDSGEVTKDTTEDGEKGRDWRALMDALARLYLADNRAVDALRCYIALQDAEKAFSLMREEKLLDSVADDIPGLLMLRVSREQMRSATLSELEEASTEAVQLLVEEAYRGTIPTPEVVAQLQSKGDKFQPFLFFYFRALWNGASSPSSSANAAPRRKFDRRIDEGHMLVNDHADLAIRLFAEYDRDLLLTFLKSSEVYSFDKAAEICEKRHYIPELVHILSKTGQTKRALFLIIGELGDVSQAIAFAKEHPDLWNDLLDYSMDKPSFIRGLLEEVGAAAAFNPIDVVRRIPEGLEIEGLKSGIQRLVREFEIQLSISEGVARVLRGEVGMGMDTLRAGRKKGVRFEVKHETSTEVNLAVIDPPTQVPDGEELPVPKRLSKTDAKSEVAQRPARPGHCVGCDEVFHEDEKETLIGFACGHVYHLSCLLDANPDTHATREAEDLLDEMHRAAEEGQDSGYSGRSVGAKVAHAHIIGNVVKGGCQRCVIPEGA; from the exons ATGTCTGCGCAGCCCCCACGcacggaagaggaggagacgGAGGAGCAGCACCACTCCGGCCTCCAGGTTGATGACGATGGCGGAGAGGACaacgaggcggaggaggaggaggacgacgacgacgacgacgacggcgaagacgacgacgacgagcccAAGCTGAAGTACGCGAAGCTGACCCCGAGCCTATCCAACGTGTACCGCAATGGCGATCTCACCACCGCCTTTGGCGTGTATGGCGACAAGATGGTCGTGGGCACAGCAAATGGCAGCGTACATGTCCTCGCTGTGCCTACGCTACAGAGCTTGCGCACCTACAAGGCGCATTCGGCCAGCGTGACCAGCGTATCCGTGTCTCCGGTGCCGCCTGCACCAGTACTGGTACAGTCCAAGGACGGCAGCGCTTCACTGCTACAGGCCACATTGCCCACCGACAAAAAGCTGGCCCCTCCTACGCGAACTGCCACCAGCACATCGTTGCCGAGAGGACAGCAGCGATCACAGCAAGCCGCTGTTCCGAACACACCGAACAACCAAATATATATCGCTACGTCCTCCCAAGATGGGCACGTATGCGTGCAGTCGCTGGTTGATCCTCAGGATGTTCAGCTTCGCAACTTCGCGCGTCCCGTGAATGCGGTGGCTCTTTCGCCAGAATACAAGAGCGACCGGACCTATCTTTCTGCCGGCTTAGCTGGGAAGCTCATACTAACCGTTGGCGGGAGGGCTGGAGTCAGCATAGACGCCAATACAAACAGTGCGGCAGCTGCGGCGACGGGTTGGCTTGGAGCAATTGGGTTGGGGGCTAACAACGGCACGGATACCATCTTGCACTCGGGCGAAGGAGCAATCAGCAATATCAAATGGAGCTTGAGTGGGAAATGGGTCGTATGGGTCAATGAAGAAGGCATCAAGATCATGCGAAGTCACCTCAAGCTTGGTAGCGAGAATCGGGAAGACGCCTGGAAGCGTATAGCACATGCGGCGAGACCGAATCGCAAAACGTGGGAAGACATGGTTGGCGTGTGGAAAGGCCGATGTGAGTGGATTGATGAGCAGGGTCTGGAGAGCGACGAGCTAGCCACTGGTCGTGGAGAGACACATTCGAAAGGCGCGAATGGCACAAACAACACAGATGGTCCAACAcaaggcaagaagaagtttGAGCGATTAGTCGTGGGCTGGGGAGACACCGCGTGGGTATTGCATGTGCAGTCAGGAAGCTCAGTGCCCTCGTCACCCAACGCAAAGAGGCAAGTGGGCAGCGCAGACATCATACATAAGATGCAGTTCCGAGACTGTATCATTTCGGGTATCAGCCTGTACACGCCCTCACTCCTGGCGATCTTGGCATATCGAACGcgagacgacgatgacaagCCCATCATGCAAGCACCTCTCTCCGAGGACAAGTCCAGCACCCCTACGAAAACAGGCCGTCAGCATCGACATACTAGTCTGGCACCACATCTTCGACTTGTCAATGTGGCTGATGGTGAAGAGGTCGAGCTCGACGAGTTGGCTGTATCACGATACGAGACTCTTTCGTCGCAGGACTATCACCTGGGAACGCTTTACATGCCTCCCCCATTGCCCGAAAAAAGTGCgaaagaagaaagaggaaaGCTTGGCGAGCTCTGGAATGTTACTCGCGATGTCGCAGTCACAAGTGGTGGCTATGCCACGAGGATCTTCTCATCGAGCGCGAGTGTCTTCAGTGGCAGCAGTGGAGATCGAGATGCGAACGGCAGAGCAATGTCTTTTGCGTCTACTGGGCGTCAGGGCTCTGGAATGGATGTCACCTCGACCCCGGTACTCACTCGCAACGTGGACGCTCATCCATACTCACTGGAACCTGGCCTGAAGCTGTTTATTCACTCCCCTTTTGATTGCGTGCTAGCTGTGAAGCGCGAACTCTCTGATCATCTTGAATGGCTCCTCGAGCACGAGCACTACGAAGATGCCTGGAAGCTGATTGACGAACATCCGGAGGCTGTCGATGCATCCACAGCCGACCTACAGTCCGTCTCATCGACTCCCACTTCCCCCAACAAAACCGGGACAAATCAGAGTCTCGCCGACTTTTTCGGATCTGATTCCAGCTCGCAGGCCACAAATCCTGCTAATGCTCTGCGTGCTCACAACGCTGCTCCACAGCGAGAAAAGAGGCGTATAGGCGATCTCTGGCTGCAACAATTGGTATCAACTGGAGATTGGCGGCGCGCGGGAGAGGTTGCCGGCAAGGTGCTGGGAACTAGCAGTCGATGGGAGCACTGGGTGTGGACTTTTGCTCAGTCCAGCAAATTCGACGAGATAACGCCATACATTCCATCAACGACGCTGCAACCTCCGCTACCGAGCCTGGTGTACGAGGTGATTTTAGGTCACTACATTGTCAAGGATGTCTCTCGTTTAACAGATCTGTTGGACAAGTGGGATCCGGAGCTCTTCGACGTTCAGAGCGTCATCAGTGCCATCGAGGATCGCTTGGACAGTGGCGAAGTGACCAAAGATACTACAGAAGATGGGGAGAAGGGCCGAGACTGGCGAGCCCTGATGGATGCGCTCGCCCGTCTGTATCTTGCCGACAACCGAGCTGTAGACGCTTTGAGATGTTATATCGCGCTTCAAGATGCGGAGAAGGCATTCAGCTTGATGAGAGAAGAAAAACTGCTGGATTCTGTCGCAGATGATATCCCAGGACTCCTGATGCTTCGTGTTAGCAGAGAACAGATGCGATCAGCAACCTTATCCGAACTGGAGGAGGCCAGCACCGAGGCAGTGCAATTGCTTGTGGAAGAGGCGTACCGCGGGACGATACCTACGCCTGAAGTCGTTGCTCAGTTGCAAAGTAAAGGCGACAAGTTCCAGCCATTCCTGTTCTTCTATTTCCGCGCACTCTGGAACGGTGCTTCGTCaccaagcagcagcgcaaatgctgctcctcgacgAAAATTCGATCGCCGTATAGACGAGGGACACATGCTGGTCAATGATCATGCCGACCTGGCTATTCGCCTCTTCGCTGAGTATGATCGTGATCTGTTGCTCACATTCTTGAAGTCATCCGAAGTCTACAGCTTCGACAAAGCAGCTGAGATATGTGAGAAACGGCACTATATTCCGGAGCTGGTACATATTCTCAGCAAGACGGGACAAACCAAGCGTGCTTTGTTTTTGATCATTGGCGAGCTGGGCGATGTCTCGCAAGCCATTGCTTTTGCGAAAGAGCATCCAGATCTGTGGAACGACCTGCTGGACTACAGCATGGACAAACCTTCGTTTATACGTGGTCTCCTAGAAGAAGTCGGCGCCGCGGCAGCATTCAATCCAATAGACGTGGTGCGACGCATACCCGAGGGCCTTGAAATTGAAGGCTTGAAGAGCGGCATTCAGCGCCTCGTCCGCGAATTTGAGATTCAGCTGTCCATCTCAGAGGGCGTAGCTAGAGTGCTGAGAGGTGAGGTAGGCATGGGTATGGACACGCTTCGTGCGGGCCGTAAGAAGGGCGTGCGGTTTGAGGTAAAGCATGAGACTTCTACCGAAGTGAATCTTGCCGTCATCGATCCTCCTACGCAGGTGCCGGATGGCGAGGAACTACCTGTACCAAAACGACTGAGCAAGACCGATGCCAAGAGCGAAGTCGCCCAAAGACCTGCAAGGCCGGGACACTGCGTCGGCTGTGATGAGGTTTTCCACGAAGACG AAAAGGAAACTCTCATCGGCTTCGCTTGCGGGCATGTCTACCACTTATCCTGTCTTCTGGACGCGAATCCCGATACGCACGCAACGCGTGAAGCAGAAGACTTGCTGGATGAGATGCACCGCGCCGCAGAAGAAGGGCAGGACTCGGGATACAGCGGGAGAAGTGTTGGAGCAAAGGTCGCGCACGCTCACATCATTGGGAATGTGGTGAAAGGAGGGTGTCAGCGATGCGTGATCCCCGAAGGAGCATGA
- a CDS encoding uncharacterized protein (BUSCO:EOG0926142H) — MAAPTQLAYRTSKTVGVFDATPVYANLPGFARPEGNLRCCVYSPDGRFFAFASPENVNVTDASTGHLVTTLPAENVYELGFSPLGTFIITWQRPSKDEEGNATKNLKVWRTIDDNAGAGGERSVVGQFVQKSQTGWNLQYSPDEQFCARQVTNEVQFYESKDLGTVWQKLRVEGVSDFAITQGKTHSVAVFIPERKGQPAAVKVFKVPEFASPVSQKTFFKGDKVQLKWNQEGSSLIVLAQTEVDKTNKSYYGETNMYILSANGGFDSRITLDKEGPIHDVTWSPNSKEFGVVYGYMPAKTTIFNQRAVAQHSFNLAPRNTIIFSPHGRFVLVAGFGNLAGQMDIYDLEKNYEKVCTIEGSNTSVCEWSPDGKHILTATTSPRLRVDNGIRIWHVGGALMYNEDFHELYHVVWRPQPVSQHPLGNPLQAGPPHPSALEFLGKIKTPSKPAGAYRPPGARGTATPLSFKREDEGGAAFVREMMSGKEPATAFGPRAPRVRHVPGAEPVEQKQLPPGAAPGGGVSLVQDGDENLSKAALKNKKKREAKKAKDAEAKATGLAPTQNGDGHANGTSPDRAQRSRSRSNAGAKGSRPQSRRRDGAPPQQQKQQPKGASQAAAPAKPANGTIVPAPPAPQVEVTSPAAGSPQEKKIRSLLKKLRAIDDLKMRQAGGEKLEGTQVLKIGTEEQVRKELGALGYHGD, encoded by the exons ATGGCGGCACCAACTCAGCTTGCTT ATCGCACGTCGAAGACCGTCGGCGTCTTTGATGCCACGCCAGTCTACGCCAACCTTCCTGGTTTCGCACGCCCCGAGGGCAACTTGCGCTGCTGCGTCTACTCCCCCGATGGCCGATTCTTCGCCTTTGCTTCGCCGGAAAACGTCAACGTCACCGATGCGTCGACCGGACACCTCGTCACTACTCTGCCAGCGGAGAATGTGTACGAGCTCGGCTTCTCCCCCCTCGGCACATTCATCATCACCTGGCAGCGTCCTTCCAAGGATGAAGAGGGCAATGCGACCAAGAATCTGAAGGTCTGGCGCACAATTGATGACAACGCAGGCGCGGGCGGCGAGCGAAGTGTCGTTGGTCAGTTCGTGCAAAAGAGTCAGACTGGCTGGAATCTGCAGTACAGTCCAGACGAGCAATTTTGCGCGCGCCAGGTCACGAACGAGGTACAATTCTACGAGAGCAAAGATCTGGGTACGGTATGGCAAAAGCTGCGCGTGGAGGGCGTCAGTGACTTTGCCATCACTCAGGGCAAGACACATTCAGTTGCTGTCTTCATTCCTGAACGCAAGGGCCAACCAGCCGCCGTCAAGGTCTTCAAGGTCCCGGAGTTCGCATCTCCAGTGTCGCAGAAGACTTTCTTCAAGGGCGATAAGGTGCAGCTCAAGTGGAACCAAGAAGGCTCCAGCTTGATCGTGCTTGCGCAGACCGAGGTGGACAAGACCAACAAGAGCTATTATGGCGAGACAAACATGTACATCTTGAGCGCGAACGGCGGGTTCGATTCACGCATTACCTTGGACAAAGAAGGACCCATTCATGATGTGACTTGGTCGCCCAACTCGAAGGAGTTCGGCGTTGTTTACGGCTACATGCCAGCCAAAACCACCATCTTCAATCAACGAGCAGTTGCGCAGCACAGTTTCAACCTAGCGCCCCGGAACACCATCATCTTTTCTCCACATGGCCGCTTCGTGCTGGTGGCCGGCTTTGGAAACTTGGCGGGCCAGATGGATATCTATGATTTGGAGAAGAACTACGAGAAAGTATGCACTATCGAAGGCAGCAACACTTCTGTTTGCGAGTGGAGCCCCGACGGAAAGCACATTCTCACCGCTACAACCAGCCCTCGTCTGCGAGTCGACAACGGGATTCGTATCTGGCACGTGGGCGGCGCCCTTATGTACAACGAGGACTTCCACGAGCTGTACCATGTTGTCTGGCGACCACAGCCTGTTTCTCAGCATCCATTGGGCAATCCACTCCAAGCCGGTCCGCCACATCCCTCAGCTCTCGAATTCTTGGGCAAGATCAAGACACCTTCGAAACCTGCTGGAGCTTACCGTCCGCCAGGGGCTCGCGGTACTGCGACGCCTCTTTCATTCAAGCGCGAAGACGAGGGTGGCGCAGCTTTTGTACGAGAAATGATGTCTGGCAAGGAGCCTGCCACCGCATTCGGACCTCGCGCTCCCAGGGTGCGTCATGTTCCCGGCGCTGAGCCTGTCGAGCAGAAGCAATTGCCGCCTGGTGCAGCACCTGGAGGTGGAGTGAGCTTGGttcaagatggcgacgagaACCTCAGCAAAGCCGCcttgaagaacaagaagaaacGTGAAGCCAAGAAAGCGAAGGATGCTGAAGCTAAGGCTACGGGACTCGCTCCCACGCAGAACGGCGATGGTCATGCTAACGGCACCTCGCCAGACCGTGCCCAACGCTCGCGCAGTCGATCGAATGCCGGAGCTAAGGGATCGCGGCCACAATCTCGGCGACGTGACGGTGCTCCACCTCAGCAGCAAAAACAACAGCCAAAGGGTGCATCGCAGGCTGCAGCACCAGCCAAGCCAGCAAATGGAACGATTGTGCCTGCGCCACCAGCACCTCAGGTCGAGGTCACGTCTCCCGCCGCTGGATCGccgcaggagaagaagattagGTCTCTTCTCAAAAAGTTGCGCGCCATTGATGATTTGAAAATGCGACAGGCTGGCGGCGAGAAACTTGAGGGCACTCAAGTGCTGAAGATTGGTACTGAGGAGCAGGTCAGGAAGGAACTTGGCGCCTTGGGCTACCACGGTGATTAG
- a CDS encoding uncharacterized protein (BUSCO:EOG09260FX0) — protein sequence MAPPALKRRKVEHVSSSEESDDGASFASFGEGADNTGKQDSEANGSSSHDEFVDAVEGAEDDEDDDDEDEEMTDGDDDERRPDERTTSATTPKPLNTARDTKRKPDSKAQVGATAFASGTFKSNVFKLQVDELLGQIRPRHGQRETAAEATLHKLKKTIEQIPSRGPYLVDEAERGLLKEKIAVPFPEPRPARDAKYKFSYAKPVNVNVVGSFALKTSSRLRDMVEVDMVVAMPSSIFEDKDYLNHRYFYKRAYYLACIAAGLQAAHKADYQISFKLHHNDPLKPIIAVTPLETSAAAAQWTVNIIPCVGQSQFIAGKLQPQKNCVRSADAANNDSSATPFYNSSLRTDMLTSAYLKLIHSASKRCEGFKDACLLGSTWLRQRGFGSSLDAGGFGNFEWTTLLALCLQGGGPSGKSLLSDGYSSYQLFKATLQLIAMKNFVNNPIVIGGTSNSVQVPSQPVVWDVERSHNLLYKLGEWSYRTLRYEAKSTLAALGDQLHDGFDTTFILRVHGPLYRYDYVVQVPRRLVSAGRKAPTHEGQSQIAKLYGVLKQGLGDRVNHLSITSDSLGPWPLGSTQPNDQSKSLITVGLMVNSDSVKRTVDHGPSAENKTEAAAFRKFWGEKAELRRFKDGSILESLVWASPLESGQPVLEQVIRYLLGHHFGAVTTDDLLLSGDGFAKLVKGGSDITPFATIVSRYKRFEQDIRDLTDLPLSIRQIMPANPQLCYSSIRAPLNGKGRPIPADVTIQFEGSGRWPDDLAAIQRTKLAFLLMIDKMLQDSGKSITTRVGLENEGRDVLNQGFLDVTYDNDATFRLRIYHDREQTLLKAQMKNKTADPKTRELATIGLAKYKRDYEKAPAHTQAIVRLCTHFPALSGSIRLTKKWFASHLLSNHISEEVIELLVIRTFTQPAPWSIPSSVQTGFLRTIFWLSRWDWRAEPLIVDLSASGELKQAGINAIRTNFEAWRKLDPAMNRVALFAASNLDQEGTTWTDGRPLKVIAGRMMALARAACAEISERQLGLEPASLFSSPLTDFDFVLHLSPDVASGGKAKRSSGKFKNFELSSLDDTSLIGFDPVRELIAELDNIYGSAILFFYGGHERNVITGLWSPVTAKRAWKVNLAYSTTPVKGQDEEEDVQASINKSAILAEIATLAGDLLHRVEVVQK from the coding sequence ATGGCTCCTCCAGCACTCAAGAGACGGAAAGTCGAGCACGTCTCGTCGAGTGAGGAGAGCGATGACGGTGCATCATTCGCCTCGTTCGGCGAAGGCGCGGATAACACTGGAAAGCAGGACTCTGAAGCGAACGGCAGCAGCTCTCACGACGAATTCGTAGACGCCGTCGAGGGcgctgaagacgacgaagatgatgacgacgaggacgaagaaatgaccgatggcgacgacgatgagcggCGACCTGACGAACGAACAACTTCGGCCACCACACCGAAGCCCTTGAACACGGCACGCGACACGAAGCGCAAGCCGGATAGCAAAGCCCAAGTAGGTGCAACGGCTTTCGCTAGCGGAACGTTCAAGAGCAATGTTTTCAAACTGCAGGTGGACGAGCTGCTGGGACAGATCAGACCAAGGCATGGCCAACGAGAGACAGCTGCCGAAGCTACTCTGCACAAGTTGAAGAAGACAATCGAGCAGATCCCGTCGCGAGGTCCATACTTAGTCGACGAAGCGGAGAGAGGTCTGCTCAAGGAGAAAATCGCTGTGCCTTTTCCGGAGCCTCGACCGGCGAGGGATGCCAAGTACAAATTCAGCTACGCGAAGCCTGTGAACGTCAATGTTGTTGGCAGTTTCGCGTTGAAGACCTCGAGCAGATTGCGAGACATGGTCGAGGTCGACATGGTTGTTGCCATGCCGTCAAGCATCTTTGAAGACAAAGACTACTTGAACCATCGTTACTTCTACAAGCGGGCGTACTACTTGGCATGCATCGCTGCTGGACTGCAGGCTGCCCACAAAGCAGACTACCAGATTAGCTTCAAGCTTCATCACAACGATCCGCTGAAGCCGATCATAGCTGTGACACCGCTTGAGAcatcagctgctgctgcgcaatGGACTGTGAATATCATCCCATGCGTTGGTCAATCTCAATTCATTGCCGGGAAACTGCAGCCACAGAAAAACTGTGTACGCAGTGCCGACGCCGCCAATAATGACTCCTCCGCAACGCCGTTCTACAATTCTTCACTTCGGACAGACATGCTCACCTCCGCTTATCTCAAGCTCATTCattccgcttcgaagagATGTGAAGGCTTCAAGGACGCCTGTCTTTTGGGCAGCACTTGGCTGCGCCAACGAGGCTTTGGCTCGTCGCTAGATGCCGGTGGGTTTGGCAATTTTGAATGGACAACGCTGCTTGCACTTTGCCTACAGGGCGGAGGCCCCAGCGGCAAATCACTGCTGAGCGACGGCTACAGCAGTTATCAATTGTTCAAGGCGACACTTCAGCTCATCGCGATGAAAAACTTTGTCAACAACCCTATCGTGATCGGTGGTACTTCGAATTCCGTCCAAGTGCCTTCCCAGCCAGTAGTTTGGGATGTCGAGAGATCTCACAATCTACTGTACAAGCTTGGGGAATGGTCATACAGGACTCTGCGGTACGAAGCAAAGTCAACCCTTGCTGCTCTCGGCGATCAGCTCCACGATGGCTTCGACACTACGTTTATTCTTCGAGTTCACGGGCCGCTGTATCGCTATGATTATGTGGTGCAAGTTCCTCGGCGGCTAGTGTCCGCTGGGCGGAAAGCTCCTACACATGAGGGCCAGTCTCAAATCGCGAAGCTGTATGGCGTTTTGAAGCAAGGTCTTGGGGATCGCGTGAACCATCTGAGCATCACATCTGACAGTCTTGGACCTTGGCCCCTGGGCTCAACGCAGCCGAACGATCAATCAAAGAGTCTCATCACTGTCGGTCTGATGGTGAACTCGGATAGTGTCAAGCGCACTGTGGACCACGGACCCTCTGCCGAGAACAAGACTGAGGCTGCTGCCTTTCGTAAATTTTGGGGCGAGAAAGCTGAGTTGCGTCGCTTCAAAGACGGCAGCATTCTCGAGAGTCTTGTGTGGGCCTCGCCGCTAGAAAGCGGCCAACCCGTGCTGGAACAAGTCATTCGCTATCTGCTTGGCCACCACTTCGGAGCAGTGACGACGGATGATCTACTTCTATCCGGTGACGGGTTCGCTAAGCTGGTCAAAGGCGGTAGCGACATCACACCATTCGCCACGATCGTCTCAAGGTACAAGCGATTCGAGCAGGACATCAGAGATCTTACAGATCTTCCCCTTTCGATTCGGCAGATTATGCCTGCCAACCCGCAGCTATGCTATAGTTCAATTCGGGCACCTCTGAACGGCAAAGGTCGACCGATCCCGGCGGACGTCACGATACAGTTCGAGGGGTCTGGGCGATGGCCTGACGACCTTGCGGCCATCCAACGCACGAAActtgcttttcttcttatgATCGACAAGATGCTTCAGGACAGCGGGAAATCAATCACAACACGTGTCGGCCTCGAGAATGAAGGGCGAGACGTGCTGAATCAGGGATTTCTTGATGTCACATACGACAATGATGCCACTTTCCGTTTGCGCATATATCATGATCGTGAGCAGACGTTGCTCAAGGCACAAATGAAGAACAAGACTGCGGACCCGAAGACAAGGGAACTGGCCACCATTGGCCTTGCAAAGTACAAACGCGACTACGAAAAGGCTCCGGCTCATACACAAGCAATTGTGCGTCTATGCACTCACTTCCCAGCGCTATCAGGGTCAATACGATTGACAAAGAAGTGGTTCGCTTCACATCTGTTATCTAATCACATCTCGGAGGAAGTCATTGAGCTCCTGGTGATTCGCACTTTCACACAACCAGCCCCTTGGAGCATTCCCTCGTCAGTGCAAACAGGGTTTCTTCGCACTATCTTCTGGTTATCGCGCTGGGACTGGCGCGCTGAACCACTTATTGTAgatctttctgcttctggcGAGCTCAAGCAAGCAGGGATAAATGCCATTCGAACCAATTTCGAGGCGTGGCGGAAGCTGGACCCTGCAATGAACCGCGTCGCACTCTTCGCTGCCTCGAATCTTGACCAGGAGGGCACGACATGGACTGATGGACGACCGCTCAAAGTCATAGCCGGACGTATGATGGCACTTGCCAGAGCAGCGTGCGCGGAAATTTCCGAAAGGCAGCTAGGTCTGGAGCCTGCGAGTCTGTTCTCGTCGCCCCTTAcggacttcgacttcgtgcTGCATCTGTCTCCTGATGTGGCCTCTGGTGGAAAAGCGAAACGATCAAGCGGCAAATTTAAGAACTTCGAGCTGTCATCTCTGGATGACACGTCGCTGATTGGCTTTGACCCCGTGCGCGAACTGATCGCGGAACTTGACAACATCTACGGGTCTGCGATTCTGTTCTTCTATGGTGGTCACGAGCGGAATGTTATCACAGGGCTCTGGAGTCCAGTAACTGCGAAGAGGGCGTGGAAGGTCAATCTCGCTTACTCGACGACACCAGTCAAGGggcaagatgaagaggaggatgtaCAAGCCTCGATCAACAAAAGCGCAATCCTGGCTGAGATAGCTACTTTGGCTGGAGACCTACTGCACAGGGTTGAAGTCGTACAGAAATAA